In Helianthus annuus cultivar XRQ/B chromosome 3, HanXRQr2.0-SUNRISE, whole genome shotgun sequence, a single window of DNA contains:
- the LOC110931739 gene encoding nuclear transcription factor Y subunit B-5, producing MGDEHDKLLPVANVGRIMKRVLPPTAKISKEAKETIQECASEFISFVTGEASDKCQKENRKTVNGDDICWALGSLGFDDYSQAIVRYLHKHREFERDRASAAAHFKHSPK from the coding sequence ATGGGGGACGAGCATGATAAATTGCTCCCCGTTGCGAATGTGGGTCGGATCATGAAACGGGTCCTACCACCCACAGCAAAAATCTCAAAAGAAGCCAAAGAAACCATACAAGAGTGTGCGTCAGAGTTCATTAGTTTTGTGACCGGTGAGGCATCTGACAAGTGTCAAAAGGAGAACCGCAAGACCGTGAATGGAGATGACATCTGTTGGGCTCTCGGGTCGCTAGGGTTTGATGACTACTCCCAGGCCATTGTTCGCTACTTGCATAAGCATAGAGAATTTGAGAGAGACCGAGCATCGGCAGCTGCCCACTTCAAACACTCACCAAAATAA